The Medicago truncatula cultivar Jemalong A17 chromosome 4, MtrunA17r5.0-ANR, whole genome shotgun sequence genome includes a region encoding these proteins:
- the LOC25492690 gene encoding uncharacterized protein — protein MALSCHTFITPSTPYSLHINRSSHLPHRVSFTKASLSSSSSDSKAPSPPQSVPSRPTEPAFNYAFNNTNGNPLVRMVQNTESSIERVIFDFRFLALLAVGGSLAGSLLCFLNGCVYIVEAYKVYWTSCVKGVHTGKMVLLLVEAIDVYLAGTVMLIFGMGLYGLFISNTPHDVQPAVDRALKGSSLFGMFALKERPKWMKISSLDELKTKVGHVIVMILLVKMFERSKLVVIATGLDLLSYSVCIFLSSASLYILHNLHKQD, from the exons ATGGCTCTCTCTTGTCACACTTTCATCACTCCCTCTACACCTTATTCTCTTCACATCAACCGTTCATCACATCTTCCCCATCGAGTTTCTTTTACAAAAGCTTCATTAAGCTCTTCTTCATCTGATTCAAAAGCACCATCACCACCACAAAGTGTGCCATCTAGGCCAACCGAACCTGCCTTTAACTATGCATTCAACAACACTAACGGCAACCCACTTGTTAGGATGGTTCAAAATACCGAGTCTTCCATTGAAAGg GTAATTTTTGACTTTCGTTTCTTGGCACTCCTTGCTGTTGGAGGTTCCTTGGCTGGCTCACTCCTCTGCTTTCTAAAT GGCTGTGTTTATATTGTTGAAGCATACAAAGTCTATTGGACAAGTTGTGTCAAAGGAGTTCACACTGGAAAGATGGTTCTGCTTCTAGTTGAAGCAATTg ATGTTTATCTTGCTGGTACTGTTATGTTGATTTTTGGCATGGGCTTATATGGATTGTTCATCAGCAACACACCTCATGATGTGCAACCTGCTGTCGACCGTGCCCTTAAAGGATCCTCTCTCTTTGGAATGTTCGCTTTGAAG GAGAGGCCTAAGTGGATGAAAATCAGCTCACTTGATGAACTGAAAACAAAAGTAGGGCATGTTATTGTAATGATTCTTCTTGTAAAAATGTTTGAGAGGAGCAAATTGGTTGTAATTGCCACAGGATTGGATTTACTAAGTTATTCAGTTTGTATTTTCTTATCATCTGCATCTTTGTATATCCTTCATAATCTGCATAAGCAAGATTAG